Proteins encoded together in one Vigna angularis cultivar LongXiaoDou No.4 chromosome 5, ASM1680809v1, whole genome shotgun sequence window:
- the LOC108338858 gene encoding uncharacterized protein LOC108338858, translating into MVVPLLSVFILLAFIPNGLLAVPSTVPAFLWSSHYELASEFGLKESVNYQVISPYDLAKSVISEAGWSNFLCKGKNFDKPLDLALLFVGRELQSSDLSMNKHSDSALLDLLKNSFARSNTSVAFPYVSASEDLLLESTLVSGLSEACGDGTEIANVAFHGSCSVGGTNHEETTALHSIQDYLTKRMEDSHRGKTDLVVFCNGGSQALKNVDRAQSEGEVLSKVISSVEESGAKYAVLYVSDPSRSIRYPSYRDLQRFLEESAESTNSTACDKVCQLKSSLLEGIFVGIVLLIILISGLCCMMGIDTPTRFETPQE; encoded by the exons ATGGTGGTGCCGCTGCTTAGTGTTTTCATTCTTCTTGCTTTTATTCCAAATGGATTGTTAGCAGTTCCTTCAACCGTTCCTGCATTCCTTTGGTCATCACATTATGAACT GGCCTCTGAATTTGGATTGAAGGAATCTGTAAATTACCAAGTCATTTCTCCTTATGATCTGGCAAAGTCTGTTATATCCGAAGCTGGCTGGTCAAATTTTCTG tgcAAAGGAAAGAATTTTGACAAGCCTCTGGATCTGGCACTTTTATTCGTTGGTAGAGAG CTACAATCTTCAGATTTAAGCATGAACAAACATTCAGACTCAGCCCTTTTAGACCTGCTCAAG AACTCTTTTGCCAGATCCAACACTTCTGTGGCGTTTCCCTATGTTTCTGCATCAGAGGATTTGCTTTTGGAGAGCACTTTGGTTTCAGGACTTTCTGAAGCCTGTGGAGATGGTACGGAAATTGCCAATGTTGCTTTCCATGGATCTTGCTCCGTGGGTGGTACAAATCATGAAGAAACCACAGCTTTGCACTCAATACAA GACTATTTGACAAAGAGAATGGAAGATAGTCACAGGGGGAAAACAGATTTGGTTGTGTTCTGTAATGGGGGCTCTCAAGCTCTTAAAAATGTTGACAGGGCACAATCTGAAG GGGAAGTTTTATCCAAGGTTATCAGTTCCGTGGAGGAATCTGGTGCAAAATATGCTGTTCTTTATGTGTCAGATCCCTCTAGGTCAATCCGCTATCCTTCCTACAGAGATCTGCAAAGATTTCTAGAAGAAAGTGCTGAATCAACCAATTCCACAGCTTGTGATAAGGTCTGCCAGCTTAAATCATCTCTTTTGGAAGGAATTTTTGTG GGTATAGTTTTGCTAATAATTTTGATATCGGGCCTTTGCTGCATGATGGGAATCGACACCCCAACAAGATTTGAGACGCCACAAGAGTAA